The nucleotide window TGTGTAAATTTGTATCATCCACTTGTTTCCCTTCATCTGCTTTGGGAGCTTCCTGTATGACTTCCAAAACAGGAGCTGTTGTTGCAGCAGCTGCAATAGGGGCAGCCTGGATCACAGGCGCTATTTCAGATGCAGGTGCAACGGGACTTACTTGTGAAACAATAGTTGATGCTGCATTTTTCCTCATTTTAATTTTTGAACCTTCAACTTCATATACAAATTCATCAATACTGGACTGGTCAACCAATTTAATCAATTCACGAATTTCTTGTACTTTTAACATTGAGTAACACTCCTTGTACAACTTTAATTAGGACTTACTACTAATACTATACGATAATATTTAGTAATAGTTCAATATTTTAAATCATAAGAATACGAACATCCATCAAATGCCCCACTTCCATCATAATATTTTTAGTAGAAAAAAGGAATTTTGGGTGCCTTTTGAATTCAATTAATTATTTTTCCCATTGACTAAAGATATTAAACTAAATAAAAAGGAAAGCCAATGACTTCCCTTAGTAAACGGACATTATTTTGCATGTTGGTATTCAACCGCAACATAATTTGTTTCATCAATTTCCTTTTTCACTTCTAACATAATCTTATTTGCCTCTGAGGCAGAAGGCTTCTTTTTGGATTTGACTGTGACGATTACCTTTGATCCATCTGCTCTTACTAGAACATCATCAAATCCCATTGTTTTAATAAAGGTTTCAAGCATTTCTTCACTTTGGGCTATTTTATTCAATTTATCCATTTGGTCCTTCACTTTACTTCTTTCGTCTGCAGAAAGGTCTGTCGAGGCTAGCTCTTCGGTTAAACTCGTTTGCTCCTCGCTCCTTAAGTCTTCAAGCTTCATACGAAGTTCTGCAAACTCATTATCGCCGGCAACAGTAGAAACGACTGTCTTGCCGTCTTTCTTCACTTCTGTCTTTGTTTTACCCTGATTTTGATCCTTTGCATTTTGTTGCACTGCTGCTAGATCGTTCGTTTTTTGCTCTGGAGAGGTAATGTAATAAACTGATAACACCACCACTAAACTTAACATTGTTAATAACCATACCGTTTGTTTTTTCAAAAGCATTTTTTAAATCCCCCTTTTATTTTTTAGGCATAACAGCAACCCGGTGGCTTGGCACACCATAAGCCCTGGTAACTGCTTCCCTAATCCATTTTTTCACCTCGATATTATCTGCACCCTTGGCAACTACGAGGACACCGCGAATCTCCGGCCTTATTGTTTCTACAACAATTGGAACCTCTTGGTCTCCTTTACGGATGATGACCAATTGTTCATCTGAAGAAGAATCCACCACCGTGCGCTGCCCGCCATCACGATCCGTTTCGTCGGTTTTTTGCGATTTAGTTACTCTATTTTTCTCAAATACTTTCTTATCGGTTGAATCAATGGTTACCACAACGGTTACATCATCTACACCCAGCATTTCCTCCAGTGCTTTCTTCAACTGATTTTCATATTTTTCCTCATATTCAGCGATTGCCTTATTTCCCGAACTCTTTTTTAGACTAAATGTCGGTACATCTTCAGAAGCAGCTTTTTCGTTTGCTCCAACAGACACCGCTGCAGTACTTGGATCTTTTTTAAACAAAATGTTACCTGCAAGCATAAAGGCGGCACCGATACATAGAACGAGAAGCATATACTGATATTTTCCTGGCTTCTTCTCGCCTTTTTCATCCAATTTCATTATTTTTTTGAGCCATGATAATGGCCCTTTATTGTTATCCATTCTTCTTTTTAATCCCCCCTTCAATCGAAACTTCCACAGCTTCTTTGGTTACATTCCATTTCTGCGATAGAAATGCGGTTATTTTTTTTGTATCTTCTGTTGATCCATTAGAAGGAAGAGGTTTTTCTGTGTTTATTTCGATTTGTTTAATCGCTTCGACTGTCTTTACGCCCTGTTCCGGTTGTTTTAGAAGAACTGTTACCTTTTGGAGGTTCTTAGGGAATGCTTGGTCGCTTTTTTCGTCTATAGCTAGATCAATTTTCTCAATCTCCAATCCGTATTGGTCCATCAACTCCTCCTTAACGTCCTTTTCCAGCTGGACAGCCATTTCTTTTAAAATATATGCATCAGTTGAAGCTTGTATTTCTTTTTTCTTTGAATCTATTATATTTTTCATATTTTTTTCTCCAGGTACTTGATAGGTGGGGATTGAACCAAGTGCTGATTCAAAGTCCTTGGAGATTAATTTAAAAATGGGCGTAAGAATAATCGCAATTAGGAGCAGCCCTGTGACC belongs to Neobacillus sp. OS1-2 and includes:
- the accB gene encoding acetyl-CoA carboxylase biotin carboxyl carrier protein, which produces MLKVQEIRELIKLVDQSSIDEFVYEVEGSKIKMRKNAASTIVSQVSPVAPASEIAPVIQAAPIAAAATTAPVLEVIQEAPKADEGKQVDDTNLHKITSPMVGTFYASPTPDADLYVKAGSKVSKDSIVCIVEAMKLFNEIEAEVNGEVVEVLVKNGQLVEYGQPLFLVKPE
- a CDS encoding SpoIIIAH-like family protein, with the translated sequence MLLKKQTVWLLTMLSLVVVLSVYYITSPEQKTNDLAAVQQNAKDQNQGKTKTEVKKDGKTVVSTVAGDNEFAELRMKLEDLRSEEQTSLTEELASTDLSADERSKVKDQMDKLNKIAQSEEMLETFIKTMGFDDVLVRADGSKVIVTVKSKKKPSASEANKIMLEVKKEIDETNYVAVEYQHAK
- the spoIIIAG gene encoding stage III sporulation protein AG, with the translated sequence MDNNKGPLSWLKKIMKLDEKGEKKPGKYQYMLLVLCIGAAFMLAGNILFKKDPSTAAVSVGANEKAASEDVPTFSLKKSSGNKAIAEYEEKYENQLKKALEEMLGVDDVTVVVTIDSTDKKVFEKNRVTKSQKTDETDRDGGQRTVVDSSSDEQLVIIRKGDQEVPIVVETIRPEIRGVLVVAKGADNIEVKKWIREAVTRAYGVPSHRVAVMPKK
- the spoIIIAF gene encoding stage III sporulation protein AF; amino-acid sequence: MEFLKEWVTNIILFILLATVIDMLLPNSSMQKYTKMVTGLLLIAIILTPIFKLISKDFESALGSIPTYQVPGEKNMKNIIDSKKKEIQASTDAYILKEMAVQLEKDVKEELMDQYGLEIEKIDLAIDEKSDQAFPKNLQKVTVLLKQPEQGVKTVEAIKQIEINTEKPLPSNGSTEDTKKITAFLSQKWNVTKEAVEVSIEGGIKKKNG